GACGCTCTGTTGCTGGACTCCGAGTCCCGCAGCGACACCTACCCCTACATGGAGATCGATAACGTCACCGCCAATATCGGCCATGAAGCGTCGGTGTCCAAGATCAGCGAAGAGAAGCTGTTCTACTTGACCTCGCGTGGACTAACCGAAGAGGAAGCCATGCGTATGGTGGTTGCAGGCTTCATCGAGCCGATTACGCGAGAGCTACCGATGGAGTATGCCGTTGAGATGAACCGCCTGATTGAGCTGGAAATGGAAGGCTCGATCGGCTAAACAACTCCGAAACCTATCCCCCACCCCCTTTGCCTAGTACTTGCTAAGAGGGGGTGAGGGTGGAGTTGTGAGTTAGAACTCCGAGTTAAGACCGTGAGTTAGGGACGCAGTGAGCATAGTGAGCAGAAGGGACTGGCCGTGACGCAGACGATTGCACCGCTGAAGTTTGAATTGGACACCGCTGAACCGCAGTGGCTTCAGGCGGTGCGGCAACAGGGCTTTGAGTTTTTCGACAATACCCCCTTGCCCACGCGCAAGCCAGAGGAGTGGCGCTACAGCCATCGTCGTCTGGAGCGTGTGCTGTTTCGTGAGTTTGACTATCTGCCTGCTTCTGACGCCGACTTAAGCCAAGTGCAATGGCCAGCAGAGCTGAAGCCGGAAGCCGTTCAGGTGGTGTTCATCAATGGTCATCTCGCCAAACTAGACGCCGAGCAGCTGAATGAGGCAGGCGCGAAACTGCTGCCCATTGAGCAAGCGCTCAAGCACCCCAAGCATGTTTTGGAGCAGAGCTTTGGGCAGCTCGTTCCACCTACTCAAAGCCATGCGGCAGCCTTCCATTACGCTTTTTCCCACAGTGGGGTTCATCTCTATGTGCCCCGCAACACGCATTTGGAGCAGCCAATCCAGATCGTGCATTGGGTAGATCGTCCCCGCACGACGGTGTTGCCTCATCTGCATGTGGTAGCAGAGCAGGGTTCTCAAGTCACAGTGATCGAGTGGTTTCTGTCGCCTGAGGGTACCGAACTGATTTGCAGTCATGCTGCTGAAATTGACACCGGGGACAATGCCCAAGTGCTCTATTCGCCGGTGCAACTGTGGGGTAGCGGAGCTAGCCATCTCAGCCATCAGTTCTTTAAGAACGAACGCGACAGTCGTCTGCAAGCTGTGCTGTTGAATTTAGGTGGGGATTTTACAAGGCTGGAGCTGAGCACCGAGCAAGCAACTGGGGCAGACGCTCGGGTTTCTTGCGCCTACTTGGGAGGTGAGCGTCAGCATTTTGATCACCAAACCAAGCAAATCCACAGTGCTCCCCACGCCACTAGCAATCTAGATTTCAAAGGTGCTCTCACCGGCAAGGCTCGCTCGGTTTATCGAGGCTCGGTGTTCGTCAAAAAAGCAGCGCAGCTGACTAATGCCTACCAGCTCAATAACAATTTGATCTTGAGCGAGGGAGCCAGGGCTGACTCAACGCCTTCTCTGGAAATTGAAGCGGATGATGTAAAGTGCTCCCACGGCGCGACAGTGGGGCAAATCGATCCGGAACAGGTGCTGTATTTGATGGCACGCGGCATTCCTAAGGCCATTGCTGAGCAATTGATTGTGCGAGGCTATCTAGCTAAAGTGATCGACCTAGCACCGACTGAGGCAATTCGAGCGGCTGCCGATCAAGCCATCAACCGCAAACTCTATTAATCTCACCCCCCTTTTTTCTGATGACCTTCACTCAGCAAAAAACGCTTGCAGCTCAGGTCAGATCTGACTTCCCAATTTTGCATCAGGAAGTCAACGGCAAGCCTTTGGTTTATCTGGATAATGCGGCTACATCGCAGAAACCTCTTGCCGTCCTCAATGCCCTAGAGCACTATTACAAATTCGATAATGCCAATGTGCATCGAGGTGTGCATGCGCTGAGTGCTCGGGCCACCGATGCTTACGAAGCTGCACGTGATAAAGTTGCGGCTTTTGTCAATGCCGCCTCTCGCAAAGAGATCATCTACACTCGCAATGCTTCTGAGGCGATTAATCTAGTTGCCTATAGCTGGGGCATGAACCGCCTGCAAGCGGGCGATGAAATTATTCTGAGTGTGATGGAGCATCACAGCAACTTGGTGCCCTGGCAAATGGTGGCGCAACGCACAGGCGCAGTGCTGAAATTTGTCGAGCTAACTGAAACGGGCGAGTTCGATTTTGAGCAGTTCAAGAGCTTGCTCTCAAATCGCACCAAGTTAGTGACGACGGTATACGTTTCTAACGCCCTGGGTTGTGTTAGCCCGGTCGAAGATATCGTGCGCGAAGCCCATGCAGTTGGGGCGCGAGTGCTGCTCGATGCCTGTCAGGCGGTGCCTCATATGCCTGTAGACGTGCAAGCAATTGGCTGCGATTGGCTAGTTGCCTCAGGCCACAAAATGTGCGCACCAACTGGCATTGGCTTCCTCTATGGCCAGCTGGAATTGTTGCGCGAAATGCCGCCCTTCTTTGGCGGGGGCGAAATGATTCAGGACGTGTATCTGGATCACTCAACTTATGCCGATTTGCCTCATAAGTTCGAAGCGGGAACTCCGGCTATTGGCGAAGCGATTGCACTGGGTGCAGCAGTCGATTATCTCTCTGGCCTTGGCATGGAGCGCATCCATGCCTATGAGCAAGAATTGGCTCATTATCTGTTCGAGCGTTTGGCTGAGATCCCACAGATTAAAACCTATGGCCCTCATCCCAAACAGGCTCATCGCGCTGCTCTGGCCTCCTTTACCGCGGGGGAGGTTCACCCTCAAGACCTCTCAACTCTGTTAGATCAGTCTGGGATTGCGA
This genomic window from Leptolyngbya sp. FACHB-261 contains:
- a CDS encoding SufS family cysteine desulfurase — protein: MTFTQQKTLAAQVRSDFPILHQEVNGKPLVYLDNAATSQKPLAVLNALEHYYKFDNANVHRGVHALSARATDAYEAARDKVAAFVNAASRKEIIYTRNASEAINLVAYSWGMNRLQAGDEIILSVMEHHSNLVPWQMVAQRTGAVLKFVELTETGEFDFEQFKSLLSNRTKLVTTVYVSNALGCVSPVEDIVREAHAVGARVLLDACQAVPHMPVDVQAIGCDWLVASGHKMCAPTGIGFLYGQLELLREMPPFFGGGEMIQDVYLDHSTYADLPHKFEAGTPAIGEAIALGAAVDYLSGLGMERIHAYEQELAHYLFERLAEIPQIKTYGPHPKQAHRAALASFTAGEVHPQDLSTLLDQSGIAIRTGHHCTQPLHRYLGVSSTARASLYFYNTREEIDTFIETLKETLEFFNGMLG
- the sufD gene encoding Fe-S cluster assembly protein SufD, with translation MTQTIAPLKFELDTAEPQWLQAVRQQGFEFFDNTPLPTRKPEEWRYSHRRLERVLFREFDYLPASDADLSQVQWPAELKPEAVQVVFINGHLAKLDAEQLNEAGAKLLPIEQALKHPKHVLEQSFGQLVPPTQSHAAAFHYAFSHSGVHLYVPRNTHLEQPIQIVHWVDRPRTTVLPHLHVVAEQGSQVTVIEWFLSPEGTELICSHAAEIDTGDNAQVLYSPVQLWGSGASHLSHQFFKNERDSRLQAVLLNLGGDFTRLELSTEQATGADARVSCAYLGGERQHFDHQTKQIHSAPHATSNLDFKGALTGKARSVYRGSVFVKKAAQLTNAYQLNNNLILSEGARADSTPSLEIEADDVKCSHGATVGQIDPEQVLYLMARGIPKAIAEQLIVRGYLAKVIDLAPTEAIRAAADQAINRKLY